A region of the Larus michahellis chromosome 4, bLarMic1.1, whole genome shotgun sequence genome:
CCCCGGGGCTACCACACCGCTCCCTCCCATGGCCCTCGgcccttcctgctgctgcagctccccacAAAACACCCTGTCTCCCGCTGCCCTCAGCGGACACAACAGTTATTCGCAGTGGCCCTGATCCAGTCATTTTCCCTGAACAGGCTCAAGGTCAGACTCAGCTACTTCTCTGCTAACTGCACCGGTGAGGACCAGCACAGGGGACAGTCACTCTTCGGTGCAGGAGGAAGGCACCGACGTGGAACAGACATAAGCAAAAGATGCTTTGGAGTCTGGATGTGCTGCTGCCTTGAGGGTGAAGTAGCTTATCAAGACAGAAGACATGCCAGCTTTGCCTTCCTTACACCTAATGCAGAGGGTTCTTTTATAGTCCCACTCCAGGAATCCTACAGTCACAGGTAAAAGCACAGTTTATGAATTCACTCTTTGTGCTGGAGATGTTCAGTATGACATACGCTGTCAGAGTCAAGACCTGCATCTatgaaataaaccacacaaagaCTTACATTTTGAAACCAATTGCAAGTGAGAGATTCATCAGTTTAGATGGTAACTAACaaaaaaacttgttttgaaaCCAGAGAGATAAACACAGTTTTTACAATTGAAATGCAGATTCTCGAGAAAAGCAAATCACACTTTCTTGTCCAAAAGCCCTTTCGGGAACCTCCCAGAGCTGAGGAAGGCTGATGCTGGGCTGCCCCCGACCCCTGGGCTCACCCACCCTGCCGCTCCTCGCTGGCCGCTGGCCGGAGTGGGCAGGCTGCGATCCACGCGCCAGAGCCACGCCGCAGTCACTGCCACACCACAGCGTTCCACGTGCCCGTGTCTGTTATTATTTACCCTCTCCCTGTGCAGACAGCTCAGAGCAGTGGTGTCCCCACGTGAAATAGCCTACCTGCATTCTCCTGATGCTCCCAAGATCTCCAAACAcgcagagaagaagaaaaaaaaaagaaaaagaaagagagtctTGATACCTGTCCTGCATTTCCAGATATTCCGGAGACCTTTTCAGTGCTGAAGCTGAACACTGCCGGCTCTGGGCAGGAAACTCGAGGTCTCTCTCCACTGGCACTGCCACCCCTGCACCGACCTTGCAGCTCTTCCGAAGGTCAGGCACGGGTCTCTGACTCAAAGCACAACTTAGACGTGGCGCATTGCAAATAATCCCACCATGCCTGTCGGAGGCAAGCCTCTCAACGCAGCTCCCTGATGCACACTGTGCCCATGGAGCTCGCTTGCCTGAAAGGCAGGGTCTCTCCTGCTGGTACGAGCCCGAGAGACATCCAGAGTGAGACCCAGGCTGAGCCAGCCGACACGGGACTGCGCGGCCATCGCGGTCCCGGCTCCCCTGCACCAGCCGAACGCCTCCTGGAGAAGTTCGAAGGGAGCAGGCGGGGGCTTGGCAGAGGGAGAAACGGAAAATAAACCGAGGGGGACAGGGTGGAAAGGGGGGCTTGTTTCTCATTAATGAGCGTTTGAGCTGCTGATCTCAAGGAAGACTTTGAAAAGAAAGCGCAGAGCCCTCCTGGCagggcagccagcccagctgccctccctgcgTCTCACTTTTTATAAATTCTGGGAAACACTTTTAGACAGACACTGGCACTCATAAATTATACAACTCATTTGCATATTCCAGTCATGAGACATTATGCAAATGTGACCTGATTTGCATAATGGATTCCTCTCGTCGCTTCACTTgcttcatgcttttaaaaaaacaaaatgaaataaaatgaaagcacgGGAAGGTGAAAGCAGCAAGTTCCCAGCATTGCTGCGTCTCCTCCCAGCCGCACCGTCACTCACCCTCACTCGCGGCAGAGATTGGGGCGAGGGAGAGCAAAAGCACAAAAACAAAGCCCTCACATGGTTTATTTCTCTTGTAATTACAACGAGCTAACTTTCCCCTGGTTGAGATATTTCACCCCAAGCAACGTATCTGAGCCAATTAAGGCAACGAAAAAGAGCACTGGAAGACAGGATGAACCCATAACAGGCAGCGGTCCTCCGATGCCCCACCTCAGCAGTTGCAGGGTGCTCGGGGTGGGGAGCCCTGCGGTGCAAGACCTCGCAGAGGCTGGTCATTTGTGTGCTGTGATAAGCCTTTGGGGGGGACGGCTTCCCTGCTTAAACTTCGACAGAGCTCGCCTTTCTGAAAGGAGGGTGGGTGGGAGAGGCGAGGGGAGGGATTGCTTTGATTGTTTATAGCAAAATATAGCGGTGACATGTCGGGAGGACGAGGCAGGAGCGCGTCAGCCGCCCCCAGCCACACTCCAACAGGCGGACGACCGTCCGTCCATCCCTCCGCAGTCGCTGGTTTTGCTGCgggctcttccctgcccccctgcACCAGCGCGAGCGGCAGAACCGTGCCAAGCGGCTGGCGTCCGTACCCTGTGGGAAAAGTTAACTGTaattcttcagcttttaaaatcaattaacCCGTGTGTTAATTAACGTCAAGTcgacgggaggaggaggaggaggggagagcgggagggaggagggaggaaaagagctGCAAGGGCGGATGGCAGCGGAGTTGGCACAGTGCCATCCATTCAGTGGCAACGCCACAGCTCCCTGCGATCGCGGCAGCGGGTATATGTTACGGGGGCCCTGTGCGCGGGCCAGACAGTGCGGTAAAGCCAAGGGAGATTATCCAGACCCCCAGGAGCAAACGGCAGGCAGCGACCGGAGGCGCGAGTGCCAGGATTACAGACTAGGCTCCTTCGCTGCGAGCCCTTCCTCGGACGCACGccgctgtggggccaggggctcCCCCACCAGCGCTGCGCAACTCGGACTTTCagcactttttcccccctttaaacGTCATTCTGCCGCAGTGGAGCCAGCACAACGGATGCTTTCACACCCTGTGAGACAAAGGCCGTCGTCTCCGCCATGACACCGCTCCGTTCCAAGCCGAGGCCGGCATCTTggagtctttaaaaataaagggaaaagggaaatgcgaacaataaaaacagcaacagaaaaaacctcaacaacaaACCCCTTGTGCCCGTTCTCCATGCCAGGGGCAACATGGGCATCTGTCGCAGCAGAAGGCGTTTGTgtggggctttcttttttttttttttcttttttttttcttttcgcaAGCTGTTGGCGTGTTTGCCATTCAGGTTCGTTTACAATtaactccaaaaaaaccccaaccacaccCAGCCCAGTcaacaacaaacaaaagggaATAGCCGACATCGAGAGAGAAATGCCATGAGAAGCTGCAAGAATGCAAGCTACAGACGATGCCACTTGCCATTCGGACAACCTCAGGGAAAGATGCCAATTCTGCAGCTCGGGAGAGACTCCGAGAAGGGAGCTTGAAGGTCTCCGAATAGCACGCCGAAGGAAGGACGGAATACGGCTCTTATAGGGCAGGATCACAGCTGCATacagcctctgctgggaggagagggaatgTTTATCGGTGTAGCGAGAGATGCCTGTGTATGCACATACGCACACAGAACAGTGTGCGTAtggacacacatacacatatgcacacaATGCCTCAGATAATTGCAGATTAGATGTGTGAGTGTGGGGGTGTGTATGACGGAGATGTGTGTATACCtctgtgtatacacacatacgtCCGTGTGTGGATATATATTTGTGTGCACGCGtgtaatatacacacacacacatgcagggaGATGTATGTTTGTGTGCTTGGGTGAGAGAGAACGACACAGAGTGAGAAagacacaggcacacacacacacacactcacccaACGTCAGTATACATCCCACTTTTTGACCTAGGTATACactgaagacaaaataaaaatcatactcCAGCAGCAAGCAGGCAGTCAGAGATTTATCTACATTCACTGCTATCACCAGGGAGATGAATGGGGCCGATCTGAAGCCCTTTACAAGATCCACTATGggagtgaaggaggaggagggatgccaCACAGACATGCACAAACTTGGAAGACAGAGAGATTTGGAAGGTGCTACTTGTGAAACCCAGGTGGCACTCCGGAGGGGTGAGCGAGGGAAAGAGCCGCACAGGCGCTCCGCAGGGTCCGGAGGGCTTGGGGCTTTTGGAAGAGGGCGTCAAGGGACAGCTGGCTACTTACGTTGTCTGCGCTGCTGAGGATCCTGCAAGGTGTTCTGTTGGCACCAGGCGCTGAGCCAGGGAAGGGCACTGGAAACAAAAGGGAGAGACAAAAAATAAAGTCATACAACGGGAATATTAATTGCCTCTCTTGCGGATtttacaaaacacacaaaatgttttctttttgcttggtttttttttgtggattgGCGCGCTTCCCTTCTGCATGGAAAATACTAGCATGGGATTTACAGCCCAGCTACAGGGCTTGGGATTAACAGCGCTGGCATCTTTTgggcatattttttcttttaatgaatgaGCTTTCGCTGTTAATGAGGAATAATCGTTTGGCTAATGAGCTTTGAAACATTAAgagaaaagagggtttttttcccgtTAATCGCCCTGGTGCGACCGCATGGATGGATTACAAAAGACAGCAGTAGGAACGCAGTACAAAGGGGGGGAAACGTCTCCTGGAGTGGGATAAATGCAGAGATGGGTGATGCGTCCCTgcatctctccttccttctcgCTCTCTCTCTTACTCTCTCTCTGCCAACTGCTATGGGTTTCCATAACTCTGCAATCAAAGTGGATGCTCGGGAAAGATTATTATAGTCAAACAGCGAAGCGTCGGCTGTTAATGTCTCCAGTGTTTAATCATCATACAGTAGAATGGTTTTATGCATATTTCATTTGCATATCATTAAACCGCGCTAGCGCGGGACATTCAGAGCTGGAGAGGTACAAAgttggggggagagagagggagagcgagAAACAGACAGAGGGAGGAAGGTCCCTATGATGCCTATCTTCAAAAGCCAGGGACTTGTTCCATGATCTGTCTTCTACTTTTACTAAAATCATGATGACTTGGAAACCTTTGAAGTTGGATATAACCTTGGATTCTTCTAATTCCAGCAGAGTGATGTATTAGAAAGGGGGAAATGATGCTGCGCTAGACATTTAAAGGAATATAAGCTCCAGTGGAATGGAAATAGGAGCTCTTTGGGGAATGAACTGGCAGAGCCAGCCACAGCTTCGACAACCACCACACTTCTGGGTTAATACTAGTAAAGGATATCAGAGTAATACGAAAGAAATGAAGACAACATATACATTAAGATGGGGATTATATTTTTctactctttctcttttcttttcttttcctttttaaaggtaCAAAGAAGGATGGAACTAGCGGTAATTTACACACTAATTAGCGAACAGTTGcctctttttgtgtttgtttttcttctctctttattttgGAGAGGGGTGTTGTCACCGCTGAAGTGATTAATCAATTATTTGGTAGCTCAGATCCTTCTCCACTGGCACTGATCAGGAAGAGAAGGTGGTGGTTGCGGGGGGAGGAACACAGTGGGCTCTTTGTAGATCTTATACATGCACAACATATTAATTGGGGTCTTTATAAAGCTCCCTCAATAGACTGTTTCTTTCCTGGAAAAACAGCAGCTGGTTAGCCACCGTTGGCGACTCTTCAAATATCACTTTTGCTGGGGGCAGTTCTGTCGCTGTTTGTTgttgtgctttattttctttctccacgGAGGGGGCTATGTGTGCGATGCTACCACTGCCCACCACTTTGGAACGGCAGACAGACAATATTGGTATCAAGACAATCTCTTGAGCTGAATGCGGAACTTTGCttcaaaatgaaatgctgttttatatttaaattctcctcctttccctcccccacttttcttctcctccaagTCTTTGTCTTGGTTATGAATATTCAGATGAGCCGTGATGTGATTACACTGTACAATTACTTGTGTCCGTGGTGGTGGCGAAGGCACTGAGGAAAGACAGAGCCAGATGAGCTTGGAGCtcatttggggtttgttttccgtatttttccccccatctctgTAGCGCTGCGGCACATGCAGATGTCGCTGTTGTTCTTTATAAAGCCCTAATGATATGCGAAAGCATAACGACCCCATTTGGGTGCACAGCATCAACGAAATATTATTGGGGGGGGAATCCTGACTGAAGGAATGtccacataaattatttttatttaaatgagttGAAGAGGTGGTGGTGAGGCAGAGGAAGTCACATGAATGCATACATAATGTTAATATGCAGAAAGGTTATCGCCAaggagaagaggttttttttgcaCTGTGCTTGGGACAAACAGGCTCATTAGGGAATAGCACAGCCCACTGCGCGATTTACTTATTTATCATTACTCATACTTAAGCCAGGGCAGCAGGCACGCTCGCCGCCTGGAGACTCGGAGTGCTGGGAGCTGGATGCCTGGACAATTCCCAGTTTTTATTCAGAAATCTCAATGAAGTGTGTggtgggagggggacaggagaagaggaacTGGAGGGAGAATGTGTTAAGTGCCACAGCTTGGTGGCAAAGGAGGGGTCCGATGACAGCCTCAAGGGTGGAGTGACAACACGGCAGCACGCTGGCGCTGGCTGATGCCAGGCTTGCGTGTACTGCCCAAGGGACAGAGCCCTGATGCAGCGCCCAGCAGGTCCCTGCCCTGACAGCTCTGTGTCCCCACCATGGGACAGTGGGACACGGGGCTCAGCTGCAGCTgggcctggggcagagcagctcctggccACTTGTGCCATCAAGGAGGctgctggggacacagagagACGGGAGCTGGCCAGATCTGCCTTCACCCATTTTTCTCAGAGCAGTGAATGGTACCACTGGATATTACAAGGACAAAAATACGTGCGTGTGGAAACAGGATTTCTTGGCTACTCTGTTCTGCTAAGAATGCGCTTCTGGGCCAGGGGTTTCCACCTTCGTACATCAGCAAGGGCTGAACCAAGTAAGATACAGTGGACCAGCAGCAAAGAGCAACACCCTCACTTCGGCTGTGTTTGACACCAGCTTTTGGAAGGTCTGTGCCTTATGTGCTTGCCCTACACCGATCCTGAACGCCTCTGCCTTCACAGCCTCCTCAGCCTCTGCCGCATCCTCGGTTGTGGGTAAGGCTCAAGCTACAGCCAGACCTGGTCTCCAGGGAGGGAGAGAGCGTTGCTCTCCTCTCTACCCGAAAAGGGAGAGGCAGGATGGAGAGGAAAGGCTATTGCAGACGGGAGCCATTGTGAGAGGAGCTCTCCTCTTCTACCACGCTGTGGGCATGCACAGACTTCACCTGTGGCTTTAGAAACGCTCTTGAGCAGATCCTCAGCTGTCAGAGTGGGGTGGTTTCGCTGCCTCTTAAAGGTATGCCATTTGTCACAGACACAGGGGTGGCATGAAAacctgcccaaaggaggctgCAGACGGTAACCAGGTCTCCTTAGGCAGGCCCCATCACAAAGGGAGCACTGAGAGCCCCGAACAGGAGGATTATGCTCTAGTCTGTATCTGTCTAAGGACCAATGTGCAGAGGATGCAGTGACCCGAAGCAAAGAGGGAAGCTGCTGCCCAATGCTGCTTAAGGACTCCTAACCACAGACCCGTCGAGCTGTCATCTGCCTCCAGTTCCTTTGTGCATCTCAACAGATGCATCCCTGtcgcacacatgcacatgcacacaccctTCTGCAGAGGCGCCCAGGAGACTGAGCAGAAAGGAACAGACTGCCAGTTCCGATAAAAAATAGGACATCCGTACAGCCTCTGGGCAATAATCCTAAATCCGGGCTCTCTCTGCTCGCAGTTTCAAACAGCGTTCAAAAATTCAGGACACAAGGGACAACCCAATCGTCAACTTAACTCAGAAGTTAGATGTGAATATCCTGTCCACGCAGCCCTCTCAAAGGCATGGCTAAGACATATTGCTGTCCTGATGAAAAGGAACTTGTGCTAAAATCAACCTAGACCCAAGCGAGCAGCCCAAAGCCAGTTTACTGTAGGGACCTGAGCAGCCATGAGCAGCTGGAGTGACCTGAGCAGATCACCTCCACCCTGTCCACCCCAACTGATTGTTTCTTGACCCCAGAACAATGGCACTGCTGGTCTGGACCTTGTGGAACAGCAACCCAGAAGGCGCCACCCGACCCTGCCCTGTCTTTCTGGTCTCCAGCCTCAAAGCAGCTCAATGCAGAGGCGCTGTCTGTCAAAGACCAAATGGAGCCTGGGAATACGGAATAACTGAAACAAACACAATGTGGCTCCACAGAAAAGCCATGCATGTGCCATGCCCTTGTCATCATTCCAGGTATTGGATCCTTCCCCCGACCTGGTTTTGCCCTGGCAGCACAAGCAGGGACCCTCAGTCCTGAACAGTGCCTTTGCACATTGTGAGCCGTAGccactggggaagggaaggggttgaTAGTGCAGGAGCCTAAACACAAATCTGCCCTAAGGTGGAGGGCAAGATAAGGACTGAAAGACAGGCTATGAGGCACAGAGGAGGTGGTGCAGTCTCATAGTTCCCTTCCTGTGCCTGCAACGATGGACAATCCTAACTGCAGAGCACGGCAGAGCAGTTTCCCCTCTGCCCATGGGTCTTAGTGCAGTCAAGGCAGCCCGTCCACCCTGACCAGAGCTTGCTGCCAAATCCTAGGAGGGTTTTCTGACCAAGACGTGGAGCAGGCTGCAAACCAGATCAATGGCTCTAGCGGTGGCCTCACCTGGCTGACACTTTTCCTGCAGTCCTCAAGGTTGCTACTGTCAAATGCAGGAGAGCATCCAACACTATGGGAGGAGGGCCAAAGGAAGGAGAGGCTGGGAACTGCCAGATGAGTTCACGCAGCCTTCTGCCTGCTCCAGGGCAAGAGACCCCCAGGGAAGATGGAGACAAGCAGCTTAGAACCAAAAGACTAGTCAGAGTCACTCTTTTTACAAGTGCTCCCGAAAAGAAGCAGCTGGGAAAATGAGCGTGGAGTGTGCGTATACACAACAGGTCCGTGGGCGAGGCCGAGGAGGTGGTGATGCAGCCTGCAGCAAGAGGCAGTGATGCTCGCTCCACAATACCCACTCTGAAAGGCTGGGCACCCAGCTCCGTGCAACGCTGAACGTGCTCTCACATGGCTTCTGCAGAGGTGCTCTGGCCCCTACAGGCTATTGCTGCTTTTCCACATGCACAGGTGTGAAATATTACCTCTGGTGTCCCAAATATTTTCTGATTACAAGTCTGTGACCATTTTGAAGTGAATCTCCCCACGGAGGTTGTAGGAAGGGGCAGCTCTTATAACACTACGGGAACCGTTGCTCTGCTTGTCAATTTACCAAATACCCTGAAGAAATTGTGatttagaaaaaggaaattcaAGCATTTATAGAACATATTGCTATTCAAAAAACCAAACGAATTGTTTTGCAAATAGTAGCACTGCTGAAGAGGGGAAAGAAGTACATCAGTCATTTGATATTACATATAAGCAGtttattaaagaattaaatatttatagacTATAAAGCAAGCAGGGCGATGAGTCGCAAACAGCTTGCTGAGAAGTATGTTATAAACAATGAGTCTGTCAGTGACTAATAAAGTATGGAGAACACAAATGTTTTATAAAATCACCAAGCCAGCTATGAATCTCCAAAG
Encoded here:
- the PMFBP1 gene encoding polyamine-modulated factor 1-binding protein 1 isoform X3, translated to MRNKPPFPPCPPRFIFRFSLCQAPACSLRTSPGGVRLVQGSRDRDGRAVPCRLAQPGSHSGCLSGSYQQERPCLSGKRAPWAQCASGSCVERLASDRHGGIICNAPRLSCALSQRPVPDLRKSCKVGAGVAVPVERDLEFPAQSRQCSASALKRSPEYLEMQDSVLLCLASVVLHLRLWKDSLQVPPETSPGLSLQFLLSVPMELDAQEQRIYQLQTKQRERQAELEQKCSRIPQLSQDVEASHQLQEEAQSS
- the PMFBP1 gene encoding polyamine-modulated factor 1-binding protein 1 isoform X2: MRNKPPFPPCPPRFIFRFSLCQAPACSLRTSPGGVRLVQGSRDRDGRAVPCRLAQPGSHSGCLSGSYQQERPCLSGKRAPWAQCASGSCVERLASDRHGGIICNAPRLSCALSQRPVPDLRKSCKVGAGVAVPVERDLEFPAQSRQCSASALKRSPEYLEMQDSVLLCLASVVLHLRLWKDSLQVPPETSPGLSLQFLLSVPMELDAQEQRIYQLQTKQRERQAELEQKCSRIPQLSQDVEASHQLQEEAQSSIRKG